In a single window of the Candidatus Bathyarchaeota archaeon genome:
- a CDS encoding fructose 1,6-bisphosphatase encodes MAGVLRRMGEFQPARLSAEAMEYTTLPQIVEKLKDHFQPA; translated from the coding sequence CTGGCTGGAGTACTTCGCAGGATGGGTGAATTTCAGCCCGCACGTTTGAGTGCAGAAGCTATGGAGTATACGACATTACCTCAGATAGTAGAGAAACTGAAAGACCACTTCCAACCTGCCTAA
- a CDS encoding DUF5752 family protein: MRLNPIKRTILEIMAKESQPRKPKDIAKKVGLNFSSCMMHILGLKKAGYVSSPEKGYYQVTDLARETLKRKVSKEVAASLLSPVTPEKTFYFYVGINQYLGLQANSLPDFCEKIKTADINSVEFHFSRKDFERWLESIGDQELAKKMGIIRETEASGEELRRMVYEATRTRCDELMNLSESS; the protein is encoded by the coding sequence ATGCGTTTGAACCCTATCAAAAGAACAATTTTGGAAATAATGGCTAAAGAAAGCCAGCCTAGAAAGCCTAAAGACATAGCAAAAAAAGTTGGACTCAACTTTTCTTCATGCATGATGCACATCCTTGGCCTAAAAAAAGCAGGATACGTTTCTTCGCCAGAAAAAGGCTACTACCAGGTAACTGACCTCGCCAGAGAAACTCTGAAACGCAAAGTCAGCAAAGAAGTAGCAGCCTCTCTCCTAAGTCCAGTGACTCCCGAAAAAACATTCTATTTCTACGTAGGAATCAACCAATACTTAGGCTTGCAGGCCAACAGCCTTCCAGACTTTTGCGAAAAGATAAAAACCGCCGACATAAACTCTGTAGAATTCCACTTTTCCCGAAAGGATTTTGAGCGGTGGCTTGAAAGCATAGGAGACCAAGAACTGGCGAAAAAAATGGGAATAATTCGAGAAACGGAAGCCTCAGGAGAAGAACTTCGAAGAATGGTCTACGAAGCTACTAGAACTCGTTGCGACGAGCTGATGAATCTGTCTGAGTCTTCTTAG
- a CDS encoding nitroreductase family protein, with the protein MSLLDLILSRRSIRRYENKDIPEEVLKQILEAGRQAPSAANRQPIRFVVVNDHDMLKNLCDNLINRFVKYAPVAIVGCADVKSLLTGKWAVVDATIAMQNIVIAAWTLGIGSCWIGACNEEKVKELLKIPDKWKFVALVTLGYPAEQPKPRKKKSFEEMFGFNSF; encoded by the coding sequence ATGTCTCTTCTTGATCTGATTCTCAGCCGAAGGAGCATTAGACGCTATGAAAACAAAGACATACCTGAAGAGGTTTTGAAGCAAATTCTTGAGGCTGGCAGACAGGCTCCCTCTGCTGCCAATAGACAGCCTATTCGTTTCGTCGTTGTGAATGATCATGATATGCTAAAGAACTTGTGCGATAATTTGATTAACCGTTTTGTCAAATATGCTCCCGTCGCTATTGTTGGGTGTGCAGACGTAAAATCGCTTTTGACTGGAAAATGGGCTGTTGTTGACGCCACTATTGCAATGCAGAACATTGTTATTGCCGCGTGGACTTTAGGGATCGGTTCATGTTGGATAGGAGCTTGCAACGAAGAAAAAGTGAAAGAATTGCTGAAGATCCCTGATAAATGGAAATTTGTTGCGCTGGTAACCCTTGGTTATCCTGCTGAACAGCCAAAACCAAGAAAGAAGAAATCATTTGAAGAAATGTTTGGCTTCAACAGTTTCTAA
- a CDS encoding glycosyltransferase family 4 protein — translation MRLAVMVYEYPPKIVGGLGTYAAEITRKFVLLENDVSVFTMNDDKGALPTRELWRGIEIHRPLHIDVSDSLPDVIAEDVRKWGRGIQFFSKILVYNYLSASKIINELVKKEDFKYDVLVAHDWLSVIAGVTAKRELGLPLVFHVHSTEKGRTLGNGSEVVSSIEHRGGQMADLVITVSNAMKGELIELGFPKEKIRVCYNGVDPDKYSPKQVDEAKLKEIRESYGLKDKDEMILFIGRLVWIKGVDKLIMAMPHVLQKVPNAKLVIVGLGDMEEHLKSMVKGLKLEDAVKFRFEFVSEEERIAHYAACDLAVFPSLYEPFGIVALEAMSMEKPVVVGASGVSGMKEIIIADGSEQCGFHINPNDPVDIAWGIASCLQNQNRKQMFGKNGRKRVLAEFTWDAIAKKTLDIYREVVKEEEKKD, via the coding sequence ATGAGATTAGCTGTGATGGTTTATGAATATCCGCCCAAAATAGTTGGGGGTTTGGGCACGTATGCAGCAGAGATAACAAGAAAGTTTGTTCTCTTAGAAAACGACGTGTCAGTGTTTACCATGAACGATGATAAAGGCGCCCTTCCCACTAGGGAGTTATGGCGTGGAATCGAAATTCACCGTCCCCTTCACATTGACGTCTCAGATTCTCTGCCAGACGTGATTGCAGAAGACGTTAGAAAATGGGGGCGGGGGATACAGTTCTTCTCCAAAATTCTCGTTTACAACTATCTCAGCGCTTCAAAAATAATTAACGAACTTGTCAAAAAAGAAGACTTCAAATATGATGTTCTAGTTGCGCATGACTGGCTTTCTGTAATTGCCGGCGTTACGGCGAAAAGAGAACTTGGACTGCCACTTGTTTTTCACGTTCATTCCACAGAGAAAGGGCGGACTTTGGGCAACGGATCAGAAGTCGTCAGCAGCATTGAACACCGTGGCGGACAGATGGCTGACTTGGTAATTACCGTTTCAAACGCGATGAAAGGCGAGTTGATCGAATTAGGGTTCCCAAAAGAGAAGATTAGGGTTTGCTACAATGGAGTTGACCCTGACAAGTATTCTCCCAAGCAGGTGGATGAGGCGAAGCTAAAGGAGATACGAGAAAGCTACGGGCTTAAAGATAAGGATGAGATGATACTTTTCATCGGGAGACTTGTGTGGATTAAAGGGGTTGACAAGCTTATTATGGCTATGCCCCATGTTTTACAGAAGGTTCCTAACGCGAAGCTTGTGATTGTTGGCTTAGGAGATATGGAGGAACACTTGAAAAGTATGGTTAAAGGTCTCAAGCTTGAAGATGCTGTGAAGTTTCGTTTTGAGTTTGTGTCTGAAGAAGAACGAATCGCCCATTATGCAGCCTGTGATTTAGCGGTCTTTCCCAGTCTTTATGAGCCTTTTGGAATTGTTGCGTTGGAAGCTATGAGTATGGAGAAGCCTGTTGTTGTGGGCGCCAGCGGAGTGAGTGGTATGAAAGAAATAATAATAGCTGATGGTTCTGAGCAATGTGGCTTCCACATTAATCCTAATGACCCGGTGGACATTGCTTGGGGAATTGCTAGTTGTCTTCAGAACCAGAACAGAAAGCAGATGTTTGGCAAAAATGGCAGAAAACGTGTTTTGGCAGAGTTCACTTGGGATGCTATAGCGAAGAAAACCTTAGACATCTATCGTGAAGTTGTTAAGGAAGAAGAGAAAAAAGATTAA
- the galT gene encoding galactose-1-phosphate uridylyltransferase, with product MQDVICLLNDFRKDYLLNRWVVIATHRGRRPTDFAKKEAATKSVDKSSCPFCPGNERKTPPAMLVYLKGKKKVVKEKDKDGLRHKNWLIRCVPNLYSAFSPPEKGESFESGKAVGHHEVLIESPNHNEHPAAAKISQLVHVINGYIDRLKVLSSKPYVKYVSIFRNHGLDAGASLSHAHSQIIATPTIPTIPSDELKASKKFFEIHEMCVFCYIVEKEKSGPRFIWENESFVTFAPWAGVHPFEFWIVPKKHQATLLDLQPKTVKDLAKALKTCLGGLKSLLNDPSYNYGFHIAPNEEAGKFYHWHIEVYPKLSIWAGFEKSTGVHINVVPPEDAAQNLKHTIERL from the coding sequence TTGCAGGATGTTATTTGTTTGCTGAATGACTTTCGGAAAGATTACCTTCTTAATCGTTGGGTTGTTATCGCTACTCATAGAGGACGTAGACCGACAGATTTTGCTAAGAAAGAAGCGGCTACTAAGAGTGTTGATAAGAGTTCATGTCCCTTCTGTCCCGGGAACGAGCGAAAGACACCGCCAGCCATGCTTGTCTACCTGAAAGGCAAAAAAAAAGTTGTGAAAGAGAAGGATAAAGATGGCTTACGCCACAAAAACTGGTTGATTCGTTGCGTGCCAAATTTGTACTCTGCCTTTTCTCCTCCTGAGAAGGGTGAAAGCTTCGAATCGGGCAAAGCGGTAGGACATCATGAGGTGCTTATTGAATCGCCGAATCACAATGAGCATCCTGCTGCCGCGAAGATTTCACAGTTAGTTCACGTGATTAACGGCTATATTGATCGTTTGAAGGTGCTTTCTTCCAAACCTTATGTGAAGTATGTTTCGATTTTCCGAAATCACGGCTTAGATGCTGGGGCTTCGTTATCACATGCCCACAGTCAAATAATTGCGACGCCCACAATACCAACGATTCCAAGTGATGAACTGAAGGCAAGCAAGAAGTTTTTTGAGATACATGAAATGTGTGTTTTCTGCTACATAGTTGAAAAAGAAAAAAGTGGACCTCGATTCATTTGGGAAAACGAAAGCTTTGTTACATTTGCACCTTGGGCTGGAGTTCATCCTTTCGAGTTTTGGATAGTGCCAAAGAAGCATCAAGCAACACTACTGGATTTACAGCCTAAAACTGTAAAGGATTTGGCCAAAGCTTTGAAAACTTGTTTAGGTGGGCTAAAATCGCTTCTAAATGACCCATCTTACAATTATGGGTTTCACATAGCACCAAACGAAGAAGCAGGCAAGTTTTACCATTGGCACATTGAGGTTTATCCGAAGCTAAGCATTTGGGCAGGATTTGAGAAAAGCACTGGAGTACACATTAATGTGGTGCCGCCGGAAGATGCCGCGCAAAATCTAAAACATACAATAGAAAGACTATAA
- a CDS encoding isoprenylcysteine carboxylmethyltransferase family protein produces MLPDLVIAIFLAACLAIFASINLHNITKSSASKQGVKYKAEVERPSGPIFAFAALGTGIFFLESVLYIIIVFMGLNTIISNSLLQLQFPFDSWVQLAGILATAFGYALFIWSVLARGRYATSWEMPEKQKLVTWGPYSHVRHPSYLAYFILFIGMFLTFLNLIAVIPFIAIPGYLHIATVEEELLTKRFGEAYLEYQCATGKFFPRGKKGVP; encoded by the coding sequence ATGCTCCCTGACCTAGTAATAGCGATTTTCCTAGCAGCATGCCTCGCTATTTTTGCCAGCATAAACCTGCACAACATAACAAAATCCAGCGCAAGTAAACAGGGAGTCAAGTACAAAGCTGAGGTAGAGCGACCAAGCGGACCTATTTTCGCCTTTGCAGCTCTCGGAACAGGAATCTTCTTTCTAGAGTCAGTCCTGTACATCATAATAGTCTTCATGGGGCTTAACACAATCATAAGCAATTCTCTCCTTCAACTTCAATTTCCCTTTGATTCGTGGGTGCAATTAGCAGGTATTCTTGCGACTGCTTTTGGCTACGCTTTGTTCATCTGGAGCGTTCTAGCTAGAGGTAGATATGCTACTTCTTGGGAAATGCCTGAAAAGCAAAAACTTGTGACTTGGGGTCCTTACAGCCATGTGCGTCACCCCTCATACCTTGCCTACTTCATCTTGTTCATCGGTATGTTCCTTACTTTTCTAAACCTGATAGCAGTGATTCCTTTTATTGCAATTCCAGGCTACTTGCATATAGCGACTGTAGAAGAAGAATTGTTAACGAAAAGGTTTGGTGAAGCGTATTTGGAATATCAATGTGCGACTGGTAAATTCTTTCCAAGAGGGAAAAAGGGAGTACCCTGA
- the pyrB gene encoding aspartate carbamoyltransferase, translated as MKFKGRDIISLKDFSREEIDYVLEMARAMEPMARTGSDSLRGKILATLFFEPSTRTRLSFESAMHRLGGSAIGFAEAEIASVKKGENLADTMRVVESYADVIVVRHPLEGAAKLAAEFAGVPVINGGSGAEEHPTQALLDLYTIVKEKERIDGLNVALVGDLRYGRTVHSLAYALSLYNVKLFFVSPDMLHMRREVLEVIKEKIKVTEKSSLEEIIGDVDVLYMTRIQKERFPDAAEYAKVKGSYRVDLGLLERARKDMIVLHPLPRVDEIAPEVDGTSHARYFQQVWNGIVMRMALLALILGKVE; from the coding sequence TTGAAGTTTAAGGGACGTGACATTATTTCTTTAAAGGATTTTTCGCGGGAGGAAATTGATTACGTTTTGGAGATGGCTCGAGCTATGGAGCCTATGGCTAGGACTGGCTCAGATTCGCTGCGGGGGAAGATTTTGGCTACGCTGTTTTTTGAGCCTAGCACTCGTACGCGTTTGAGTTTCGAGTCGGCTATGCATAGGTTGGGTGGCTCTGCGATTGGTTTTGCGGAGGCGGAGATTGCTTCTGTAAAGAAGGGTGAGAACTTAGCTGACACTATGCGGGTTGTTGAGAGCTACGCTGATGTGATTGTGGTTCGTCATCCACTGGAGGGGGCAGCTAAGTTGGCAGCTGAGTTTGCTGGTGTCCCGGTTATTAATGGTGGTTCTGGTGCTGAGGAGCATCCGACGCAAGCGTTGTTGGATTTGTACACGATTGTGAAGGAGAAAGAAAGGATTGACGGTTTGAATGTGGCTTTGGTTGGTGATTTGCGCTATGGGCGGACGGTGCATTCGCTGGCGTACGCATTGTCGTTGTATAATGTGAAGTTGTTTTTTGTGTCGCCTGATATGTTGCATATGCGGAGGGAGGTTTTGGAGGTTATTAAGGAGAAGATTAAGGTTACTGAGAAGAGTAGCTTGGAAGAGATTATTGGTGATGTGGATGTGTTGTATATGACTCGTATTCAGAAGGAGCGGTTCCCTGATGCGGCGGAATATGCGAAAGTGAAGGGTTCGTATAGGGTTGATTTGGGATTGTTGGAGAGGGCGAGGAAGGATATGATTGTGTTGCATCCGTTGCCGAGGGTGGATGAGATTGCGCCTGAAGTGGATGGAACGAGTCATGCACGGTATTTTCAGCAAGTTTGGAATGGGATTGTCATGAGGATGGCGTTGCTGGCTTTGATTTTGGGGAAGGTGGAATAG
- the pyrI gene encoding aspartate carbamoyltransferase regulatory subunit — MAETTLLVSKIKDGTVIDHITGGHALDVVKILGITRRTNGIVLIAMHVPSKQLGTKDIVKVEGRELKPEEVDKIALLAPHASINIVRDYKVVDKKLVKLPNIIRGTVKCGNPACISNSNEPVQPKFYVKSQEPLMIRCHYCGYLMEKQDILKQF, encoded by the coding sequence ATGGCTGAAACAACCCTCCTTGTCTCAAAAATCAAAGATGGCACAGTCATCGACCACATCACAGGCGGACATGCATTAGACGTAGTAAAAATTCTGGGAATAACAAGGCGAACCAATGGAATCGTATTAATCGCTATGCATGTGCCCAGCAAACAGCTAGGCACAAAAGACATAGTTAAAGTGGAAGGCAGAGAACTAAAACCCGAAGAAGTCGACAAGATAGCGCTCTTAGCCCCCCACGCCTCAATCAACATAGTCCGCGATTACAAAGTAGTCGACAAAAAACTCGTAAAACTGCCAAACATCATACGCGGAACAGTGAAATGCGGAAACCCCGCATGCATATCCAATAGCAACGAACCGGTACAGCCAAAATTCTACGTAAAATCTCAGGAACCCCTAATGATAAGATGCCACTACTGCGGCTACCTAATGGAAAAACAAGACATTTTAAAACAATTCTAA
- a CDS encoding nascent polypeptide-associated complex protein: protein MSSRETKRMMKRMGLSMDAMPDVQQVVFKTSIKEIIVEEPEVAMLNLKGQKVFQVTGGKITEKALVIEEKKATIPEEDIRLVADQTGKSMEEARQALGESGGDLAKAILLLQTR from the coding sequence ATGAGTTCACGAGAGACCAAGCGGATGATGAAGCGTATGGGCTTAAGCATGGATGCAATGCCCGACGTTCAACAAGTTGTTTTCAAAACAAGCATAAAAGAAATAATTGTTGAAGAGCCAGAAGTAGCTATGTTAAACCTCAAAGGGCAAAAAGTGTTTCAGGTTACGGGAGGAAAAATCACTGAAAAAGCATTAGTGATTGAAGAAAAGAAGGCGACGATTCCTGAAGAAGACATAAGGTTGGTGGCTGATCAAACTGGGAAAAGCATGGAAGAAGCAAGACAAGCATTAGGAGAAAGCGGAGGAGACCTTGCTAAGGCTATTCTTCTTCTTCAGACAAGATAG
- a CDS encoding pseudouridine synthase, producing MLDNPLQKIRSIADYQLGRGTGKTLFPDNVDISFSRRTGRIRHIYLDGKLLATLRPTDGFFSLTLEGARRIVRIKPLRLWVRVQDDVADFIAKGRSVFAKHVVDCDEEIRPEEEVVVIDSQHKVLAVGRALLTGEEMKAFKHGVAVRVRRGVAEKKKGEG from the coding sequence ATGCTAGATAATCCTTTACAGAAAATCCGTTCCATTGCTGATTACCAGTTGGGACGAGGAACTGGAAAAACGCTTTTTCCCGACAATGTTGACATTTCTTTCTCTCGAAGAACTGGCAGAATAAGGCATATTTATTTAGATGGTAAACTTTTGGCTACTTTACGCCCTACCGACGGATTTTTTTCGCTAACCCTCGAAGGTGCACGCCGCATCGTGCGGATTAAGCCTCTCCGATTATGGGTTAGGGTTCAAGACGACGTAGCCGACTTCATTGCTAAGGGTAGAAGTGTTTTTGCCAAGCACGTTGTTGACTGTGACGAGGAAATTAGACCAGAAGAAGAAGTGGTCGTTATAGATAGCCAACATAAAGTTTTGGCTGTTGGCAGAGCACTTTTAACTGGAGAAGAGATGAAAGCGTTTAAACATGGCGTTGCTGTTCGTGTCAGACGGGGAGTTGCTGAAAAGAAAAAAGGGGAAGGTTAA
- a CDS encoding multiprotein bridging factor aMBF1 → MQCEVCGRRIRGKAYKAIIERARLVVCSDCATLGSMSWEIKTPKPSKSAAKLKKPLKRKLSVSTKRQSPLEPTLELVDDFDVRIRRAREKKGLSHEDLGRKINEKISVLKKLESHKMTPDNKLAEKLQHSLKIKLLVPATEEKLSKRLLTATPSKVLTLGDLIKNKKKPEAKK, encoded by the coding sequence TTGCAGTGCGAAGTTTGTGGTCGTCGTATAAGGGGCAAAGCTTACAAAGCTATAATCGAAAGGGCACGACTCGTAGTATGCAGTGACTGTGCAACGCTCGGCTCAATGAGCTGGGAAATTAAAACGCCGAAGCCAAGTAAATCTGCTGCCAAACTCAAAAAGCCACTAAAGCGGAAATTGAGTGTCTCAACGAAGCGACAGTCTCCTCTAGAGCCGACTTTAGAACTTGTTGACGATTTCGACGTTCGCATACGCCGAGCAAGGGAAAAGAAAGGATTAAGCCATGAAGACTTGGGTAGAAAAATAAACGAAAAAATCTCTGTGCTCAAAAAGTTGGAAAGCCACAAAATGACGCCTGACAACAAACTTGCTGAAAAACTTCAGCACTCATTAAAAATCAAACTCCTTGTTCCAGCAACTGAAGAGAAACTTTCGAAAAGACTCTTAACTGCAACTCCATCAAAAGTCCTAACGTTAGGCGATCTAATCAAAAATAAGAAAAAGCCGGAGGCAAAAAAATAA
- the hflX gene encoding GTPase HflX, which yields MQRRLRNEPSSLKELGSLAGAAGYTVVAAVEQVRKADPGFQIGRGKVEEITRLVKKYDAGKIIFDNKLKSVQAYNLAKETGIEAIDRFQIILEIFTRRASTKEAKLQIQLAKLRYELAHAKEKVRLARMEEQPGFMGLGAYEVDVYHRAVQRQVHTIQEKLRKIKGKRGLHRKRRRELGFSSVSLAGYTYAGKSTLFNALVQEAVPTSEKLFTTLSTTTRIVELFGKRVLLTDTVGFIDRLPLTLIEAFRSTLEETIFSDSILLIVDGSEPLEDIERKVSVSLDIIQRIGAHGIPIVTVLNKIDLLSEFEIQKRTEVLKAAASNVVPISALHSINISLLKQELSKRLKNYVHVTFSIPLSDETLSFLSWLFNYADVRNVKYENNYAKVVFEAVSSFVDKVLGRVEQYGGTVKELVELE from the coding sequence GTGCAACGACGCCTAAGAAACGAACCAAGCAGCTTGAAAGAACTTGGAAGCCTGGCAGGAGCTGCTGGATATACCGTTGTTGCAGCTGTTGAGCAAGTACGGAAAGCAGATCCAGGTTTTCAGATAGGAAGAGGCAAAGTAGAAGAGATTACACGACTAGTCAAAAAGTACGATGCTGGGAAAATAATCTTCGACAATAAGCTCAAATCAGTTCAGGCTTACAACCTCGCCAAAGAAACAGGCATAGAAGCCATAGACAGATTTCAGATAATTCTCGAAATATTCACTCGCAGAGCTTCAACAAAGGAAGCTAAGCTTCAAATTCAACTAGCTAAACTCCGCTACGAATTGGCACACGCAAAGGAAAAAGTTCGGCTTGCAAGAATGGAAGAACAACCAGGCTTCATGGGGCTAGGCGCATATGAGGTAGACGTCTATCATAGGGCAGTGCAAAGGCAAGTTCACACAATACAAGAAAAATTGAGAAAAATCAAAGGAAAGCGAGGCTTACATAGGAAACGAAGACGAGAACTCGGTTTCTCATCTGTTTCGTTGGCAGGTTATACTTATGCTGGAAAAAGCACTCTTTTCAATGCATTAGTTCAAGAAGCTGTTCCAACGAGTGAAAAATTGTTTACAACGCTCTCCACTACAACGCGAATCGTAGAGTTGTTTGGAAAACGAGTCCTTTTAACGGATACTGTTGGTTTTATCGATCGGCTTCCACTCACGTTGATAGAAGCTTTTCGCTCCACTCTTGAAGAAACAATTTTTTCCGATTCGATACTGCTAATTGTAGATGGGAGTGAGCCCTTGGAAGATATTGAAAGAAAAGTTTCGGTAAGCCTAGACATCATTCAAAGAATTGGAGCTCACGGGATTCCTATAGTAACTGTGCTTAACAAAATCGATTTACTCTCAGAGTTTGAAATTCAAAAACGAACAGAAGTATTGAAAGCAGCAGCTTCAAATGTTGTTCCCATCTCTGCTCTACACAGCATAAACATTAGCCTTCTTAAGCAAGAACTGTCTAAACGCCTTAAAAACTATGTTCACGTAACTTTTTCCATCCCACTTTCAGACGAAACTCTCTCCTTTCTTTCATGGCTCTTCAATTACGCCGACGTGAGAAACGTGAAATACGAAAACAATTATGCAAAAGTTGTCTTCGAGGCAGTGTCGAGCTTTGTTGACAAAGTTCTTGGACGTGTAGAGCAGTATGGTGGAACTGTTAAAGAACTTGTTGAGTTAGAATAG
- a CDS encoding tRNA (cytidine(56)-2'-O)-methyltransferase, which translates to MKLPKVVVLRWGHRLRDERLTTHVALTARALGASGIILTDVEDEKIKKTIDEVVKNWGGFFFFQMGTPWKKALKDWRAKGGVVVHLTAYGENIQTSNVIQRIQAAGKDVLVIVGSQKVPSEFFSKEISDFDIAVGNQPHSECSSLAVFLDRYFEGNELEKTFKKARLQIVPQKYGKKVVSKK; encoded by the coding sequence ATTAAATTGCCTAAGGTTGTAGTTTTAAGATGGGGACATCGACTGAGAGATGAGAGACTGACAACTCATGTTGCGCTCACCGCTAGAGCGCTGGGTGCATCAGGAATAATACTTACCGACGTTGAAGATGAAAAAATAAAGAAAACCATAGATGAAGTTGTCAAGAACTGGGGCGGGTTTTTCTTTTTTCAGATGGGTACTCCATGGAAAAAAGCTTTGAAAGACTGGAGAGCCAAAGGTGGCGTAGTTGTTCACTTGACCGCCTATGGTGAAAACATTCAAACAAGCAACGTAATCCAACGAATTCAAGCAGCTGGAAAAGATGTGCTGGTTATTGTGGGTAGCCAAAAAGTTCCAAGCGAATTCTTTTCTAAGGAAATTTCGGATTTTGACATTGCTGTTGGAAACCAGCCTCATTCTGAGTGTTCCAGTCTTGCAGTTTTCCTCGACCGATATTTTGAAGGTAACGAATTGGAGAAGACGTTCAAAAAAGCCAGACTACAAATCGTTCCGCAAAAATATGGGAAAAAAGTTGTTTCGAAAAAGTAA
- a CDS encoding transcription factor — MTFVDDETLVKVAEVLGKEDAIEIMYTLKDAGEITDDQIANKTGIRLNSVRKILYRLYDHSLVSLRRSRDQNTGWFIFHWKLQPDQLEGFILNQKRHVLQKLDARLSYEKNHDFYYCGTPGCKQVPFEEAVELIFRCPTCNKPMMHFDNGKVIEVLSRKVDQLRKELSE, encoded by the coding sequence TTGACTTTCGTAGATGATGAGACATTGGTCAAAGTTGCAGAAGTGTTAGGAAAAGAAGATGCTATTGAAATCATGTACACATTGAAAGATGCAGGTGAAATTACAGATGACCAAATCGCGAACAAAACCGGGATACGGTTGAATTCTGTCCGCAAGATACTTTACAGGCTGTACGATCACTCTCTCGTGTCGTTAAGGCGATCAAGAGACCAAAACACAGGTTGGTTCATATTCCATTGGAAACTCCAGCCAGATCAGCTTGAAGGGTTCATTTTGAACCAAAAAAGACACGTTTTGCAGAAGCTGGATGCACGGCTTAGTTATGAGAAAAATCATGATTTTTACTATTGTGGCACCCCTGGATGTAAACAAGTTCCATTTGAAGAAGCAGTGGAACTGATTTTTCGGTGTCCGACGTGTAATAAGCCCATGATGCATTTTGACAATGGCAAGGTTATTGAAGTTTTGTCTCGAAAGGTTGATCAATTAAGGAAGGAGTTGAGTGAGTAG
- a CDS encoding TIGR00295 family protein, whose protein sequence is MSRRLPSEETALKLLVQAGCSEKVVEHCGVVADFGVEIAEACKKKGLEVDVDLVRIGALLHDIGRAKTHTVDHGIVGAQIARDFNLPDAVVFIIERHVGSGITKREAEKLGWPVKSYVPESLEERIVSYADKLIEGSMRMPVEVAVERFCRDRHIPETSVERLKQWHKEFSVCLK, encoded by the coding sequence GTGAGTAGGCGGCTACCGTCTGAGGAGACGGCGCTGAAACTCCTAGTGCAAGCTGGTTGTTCAGAGAAAGTTGTGGAACATTGTGGAGTAGTGGCGGATTTTGGGGTGGAAATAGCTGAAGCTTGCAAGAAGAAGGGTTTAGAAGTTGATGTTGACCTTGTGCGAATTGGCGCACTTTTACATGATATTGGACGAGCAAAAACTCATACTGTTGACCATGGCATTGTGGGAGCTCAAATTGCAAGGGATTTCAACTTGCCAGATGCCGTGGTTTTTATCATCGAACGGCATGTTGGTAGTGGAATTACAAAACGTGAGGCTGAGAAACTGGGGTGGCCTGTAAAGAGTTACGTTCCAGAGTCCTTAGAGGAGCGTATTGTGTCTTATGCTGACAAGTTGATTGAAGGTTCAATGCGGATGCCTGTTGAAGTGGCTGTTGAGCGATTTTGTCGAGATAGGCACATTCCAGAAACTTCTGTTGAACGTTTGAAGCAGTGGCATAAAGAGTTTTCAGTCTGCTTAAAGTAG